A genome region from Drosophila simulans strain w501 chromosome 2R, Prin_Dsim_3.1, whole genome shotgun sequence includes the following:
- the LOC27208685 gene encoding uncharacterized protein LOC27208685, which translates to MPGQYSKYKCTRLIMTALRSYLSILYLWGILQLAAITPIPCEIWDTSFWFAKRSYKVAYKSFFTNDLTMSLCVCIMILGVLINLYQCCRCRLLGARIWKAGVAPLPMYKPILILTIPYISVFVLTWLITTNATYRGIIFVAKSEVADKSGRAICLLVIGLLMKLLVLANFYSVCIRIWAYLNILNIGSNEYLENNYNFGDHLNLFFCV; encoded by the coding sequence ATGCCTGGACAATACAGCAAATACAAGTGCACTCGATTGATAATGACGGCGCTCCGGTCGTATCTGAGCATACTGTACCTATGGGGCATTTTGCAATTGGCTGCCATCACTCCGATTCCCTGTGAGATCTGGGACACATCATTCTGGTTCGCAAAAAGGTCCTATAAAGTTGCCTACAAGTCGTTTTTTACTAATGATCTGACGATGTCGTTGTGTGTTTGCATTATGATCCTCGGTGTGCTGATCAATCTGTACCAATGCTGTCGCTGCAGACTACTTGGAGCCCGAATTTGGAAAGCAGGAGTGGCTCCACTGCCCATGTATAAACCCATTTTGATCTTGACGATACCCTATATCTCAGTCTTCGTCCTTACCTGGCTAATCACCACCAATGCCACGTATCGGGGCATCATCTTTGTGGCTAAGAGTGAAGTGGCTGACAAAAGCGGCAGGGCGATCTGTCTATTGGTCATCGGTCTGCTAATGAAGCTccttgttttggccaatttctaCTCGGTTTGCATACGCATCTGGGCGTACTTGAATATCTTGAATATTGGCTCAAATGAGTATCTTGAAAACAACTACAATTTTGGCGATCACCTCAATTTGTTCTTTTGCGTTTGA
- the LOC27208293 gene encoding uncharacterized protein LOC27208293: MIRKCLVLILVLGFLHLTWSSSGGSCKDGSVFNPKKRECEPQPPTEPPDSCRPGTYWVLERKSCIKLRQVISGYFPAKPEMSTQNLRCPKGFISLRNLCVKELKNKNKTQGSGKNGIEVDMDDKYKIVIKEKQTDPPPDA; the protein is encoded by the exons ATGATTCGAAAGTGTTTAGTTCTTATTCTAGTCCTGGGTTTCCTTCATCTCACCTGGAGTTCATCGGGGGGGTCGTGCAAGGATGGTTCGGTTTTTAATCCCAAAAAGAGAGAATGTGAACCACAGCCACCGACAGAACCTCCAGATAGTTGCCGAC CCGGAACGTACTGGGTTCTAGAGAGGAAATCGTGTATCAAGTTGCGGCAAGTAATATCTGGATATTTTCCTGCAAAACCTGAAATGTCAACTCAAAACCTAAGGTGCCCCAAAGGATTCATTTCTTTGAGAAATTTGTGTGTAAAggagttaaaaaataaaaacaaaactcaaGGGAGCGGTAAAAACGGAATAGAGGTGGATATGGacgataaatataaaattgtcataaaagaaaaacaaactgacCCTCCTCCTGATGCATAA